In Streptomyces sp. SLBN-118, the following are encoded in one genomic region:
- a CDS encoding sigma-70 family RNA polymerase sigma factor, which yields MSDLAATKDLDSRLEQYRRELTGYCYRMLGSAFEAEDAVQDTMVRAWRNFEKFEGRSSLRSWLYRIATNVCLDMLNAGNRRARPMDLTAPTPVAQAQLTSRPEITWLEPVPDGRVLPSVADPAETAVERETIRLAFVAALQHLPPKQRAVLILREVLAWKASEVAELLSTSVASVNSALQRARATLAESEPATTDAADPLDEEQQKLLDRYVAAFEGYDMKALTALLHEDATMSMPPYDLWLRGHDDIVGWMLGVGEVCRGSKLVPTVANGSPAFAHYHPSQNGEGYEPWALIVLEIRNGMIGGMDFFLDTKRWFPLFELPPLLDKKGAPAG from the coding sequence ATGAGTGACCTGGCAGCGACGAAGGATCTCGATTCCCGGCTGGAGCAGTACCGGCGCGAGCTGACGGGTTACTGCTATCGCATGCTGGGCTCCGCGTTCGAGGCGGAGGACGCCGTCCAGGACACGATGGTCCGTGCCTGGCGCAATTTCGAGAAGTTCGAGGGGCGCTCGTCCCTGCGCTCCTGGCTCTACCGCATCGCGACGAACGTCTGCCTGGACATGCTGAACGCCGGCAATCGCCGGGCCCGCCCTATGGATCTCACGGCCCCCACACCGGTGGCCCAGGCACAGCTCACCTCCCGCCCGGAGATCACCTGGCTGGAGCCGGTGCCCGACGGGCGGGTGCTGCCGTCGGTCGCCGACCCGGCCGAGACGGCGGTGGAGCGGGAGACGATCCGGCTGGCGTTCGTCGCGGCGCTGCAGCATCTGCCGCCCAAGCAGCGGGCGGTGCTGATCCTGCGCGAGGTGCTGGCCTGGAAGGCGAGCGAGGTGGCGGAGCTGCTGTCCACCTCGGTCGCCTCCGTCAACAGCGCGCTGCAGCGGGCGCGGGCGACGCTCGCCGAGTCGGAGCCGGCCACGACGGACGCGGCCGACCCGCTCGACGAGGAGCAGCAGAAGCTTCTCGACCGCTATGTCGCAGCCTTCGAGGGGTACGACATGAAGGCGCTGACGGCGCTGCTCCACGAAGACGCGACCATGTCCATGCCGCCCTACGACCTGTGGCTGCGCGGCCACGACGACATCGTGGGCTGGATGCTCGGTGTCGGCGAGGTCTGCCGGGGCTCGAAGCTGGTCCCGACCGTGGCCAACGGCTCCCCGGCCTTCGCGCACTACCACCCGAGCCAGAACGGCGAGGGGTACGAGCCCTGGGCGCTCATCGTCCTGGAGATCAGGAACGGCATGATCGGCGGGATGGACTTCTTCCTGGACACCAAGCGCTGGTTCCCGCTGTTCGAGCTGCCGCCCCTGCTGGACAAGAAGGGCGCGCCCGCGGGTTAA
- a CDS encoding STAS domain-containing protein: protein MGRRPDIAMSSGRRGSHFGVDATKPVVVRIAGRVSPADVPCLCQELAARLVHSDAAEVICDVGELTHPGLAAVNALARLELTARRRGCRIRLRDARPELRSLLDLVGFGEVVL, encoded by the coding sequence ATGGGCCGCAGACCGGACATCGCGATGAGTTCCGGCCGCAGGGGCAGTCACTTCGGTGTGGACGCAACGAAGCCTGTCGTTGTGCGCATCGCCGGGAGAGTGTCACCGGCCGATGTGCCGTGCCTGTGCCAGGAGTTGGCCGCGCGGCTCGTCCACAGCGATGCCGCCGAGGTGATCTGTGACGTCGGCGAACTGACCCACCCCGGACTGGCCGCCGTGAACGCCCTGGCCCGGCTGGAACTCACCGCCCGGCGACGGGGGTGCCGGATCCGGCTGCGCGATGCCCGGCCCGAGTTGCGGTCGCTCCTCGATCTGGTGGGCTTCGGCGAGGTCGTCCTCTGA
- a CDS encoding thymidine phosphorylase produces the protein MDVISVIRTKRDRGELSPEQIDWVIDAYTRGEVADEQMSALAMAILLNGMNRTEIARWTAAMIASGERMNFDALSRPTADKHSTGGVGDKITLPLAPLVAACGAAVPQLSGRGLGHTGGTLDKLESIPGWRALLSNEEMLHVLDTTGAVICAAGDGLAPADKKLYALRDVTGTVEAIPLIASSIMSKKIAEGTGSLVLDVKVGTGAFMKTIEDARELASTMVALGTDSGVKTVALLTDMSTPLGLTAGNALEVRESVEVLAGGGPADVVELTLALAREMLDAAGIKDADPAKALADGSAMDVWRRMIAAQGGDPDATLPVAREQHVVTAPASGVLTRLDAYDVGIAAWRLGAGRARKEDPVQAGAGVELHAKPGEQVTAGQPLMTLHTDTPSKFDYALDSLKSAYDIAPAGTEFTANPIVLDRIA, from the coding sequence ATGGACGTCATCTCCGTCATCCGCACCAAGCGGGACCGGGGCGAGCTGAGCCCCGAGCAGATCGACTGGGTCATCGACGCCTACACCCGCGGTGAGGTCGCCGACGAGCAGATGTCTGCGCTGGCGATGGCGATCCTCCTGAACGGCATGAACCGTACGGAGATCGCCCGCTGGACCGCCGCGATGATCGCCTCCGGCGAGCGCATGAACTTCGACGCGCTCTCCCGCCCCACCGCCGACAAGCACTCCACCGGCGGCGTCGGCGACAAGATCACGCTGCCCCTCGCACCCCTCGTCGCCGCGTGCGGTGCCGCCGTACCGCAGCTGTCCGGCCGCGGCCTCGGCCACACCGGCGGCACCCTCGACAAGCTGGAGTCCATCCCCGGCTGGCGCGCACTGCTCTCCAACGAGGAGATGCTGCACGTCCTGGACACCACCGGCGCGGTGATCTGCGCGGCGGGCGACGGCCTGGCCCCCGCGGACAAGAAGCTCTACGCACTGCGCGATGTCACCGGCACCGTCGAAGCCATCCCGCTGATCGCCTCCTCGATCATGTCCAAGAAGATCGCCGAGGGCACCGGCTCCCTGGTCCTGGACGTCAAGGTCGGCACCGGCGCCTTTATGAAGACCATCGAGGACGCCCGCGAACTGGCCTCCACCATGGTCGCGCTGGGCACCGACAGCGGAGTGAAGACCGTCGCGCTGCTCACCGACATGTCCACCCCGCTCGGCCTCACCGCCGGCAACGCCCTGGAGGTCCGCGAGTCCGTGGAGGTCCTGGCCGGCGGCGGTCCCGCCGATGTCGTCGAGCTGACCCTGGCGCTGGCCCGGGAGATGCTGGACGCGGCCGGCATCAAGGACGCGGACCCCGCCAAGGCCCTGGCCGACGGCTCGGCGATGGACGTGTGGCGGCGCATGATCGCGGCCCAGGGCGGTGACCCCGACGCCACGCTCCCGGTCGCCCGTGAGCAGCATGTCGTGACGGCCCCCGCCTCCGGTGTGCTCACCCGTCTCGACGCGTACGACGTCGGCATCGCCGCCTGGCGCCTGGGCGCGGGCCGCGCGCGCAAGGAGGACCCGGTGCAGGCGGGCGCGGGCGTCGAGCTGCATGCCAAGCCGGGCGAGCAGGTGACGGCGGGGCAGCCGCTGATGACCCTGCACACGGACACCCCCTCGAAGTTCGACTACGCGCTGGACTCGCTGAAGTCGGCGTACGACATCGCCCCGGCGGGCACGGAGTTCACCGCGAACCCGATCGTGCTGGACCGTATCGCCTGA
- a CDS encoding cytidine deaminase, which translates to MTAADRDFDWDALREVAREAMSHAYAPYSKFPVGVAAVVDDGRTVTGCNVENASYGLSLCAECGLVSQLQATGGGRLTHFTCVDGQGEILVPCGRCRQLLLEFGGPELLVETPAGVLPLSEMLPQAFGPGNLG; encoded by the coding sequence GTGACCGCCGCCGACCGGGACTTCGACTGGGACGCGCTGCGCGAGGTGGCGCGCGAGGCGATGTCGCATGCGTACGCGCCCTACTCGAAGTTCCCGGTCGGCGTGGCCGCGGTCGTCGACGACGGCCGCACGGTGACCGGCTGCAACGTCGAGAACGCGTCGTACGGGCTCAGCCTGTGCGCGGAGTGCGGCCTGGTCTCCCAGCTCCAGGCCACCGGCGGCGGCCGGCTGACCCACTTCACCTGTGTGGACGGCCAGGGCGAGATCCTGGTGCCGTGCGGCCGGTGCCGTCAGCTGTTGCTGGAATTCGGCGGCCCCGAGCTGCTGGTGGAGACCCCCGCGGGGGTGCTCCCGCTCTCCGAGATGCTCCCGCAGGCCTTCGGCCCCGGGAATCTCGGCTAG
- a CDS encoding ABC transporter permease, whose product MSESTSTVSMVSTAPKKGGGRRKLSLPVILLIIAGGLALFSLVREISGANDLTSVGQFAGALQLAVPIGLAGLGGLWAERAGVVNIGLEGMMILGTWFGAWAGYQWGPWTGVLLGIVGGALGGLLHAVMTVTFNVNHIVSGVAVNILAVGATRYLSNFTFAEAEGGSSKQSPRIDQIYDITIPGLSDWLADLQARHWFFISDLAGALGGLVTNLSLLTVVAVLLVPGTWWVLWRTAFGLRLRSCGENPVAAESLGVNVYKYKYIAVLVSGGLAGLGGAFLAIVSTGIYQEGQTGGRGYIGLAAMIFGNWMPGGMALGAGLFGFTDSLKLRGGAENVHAMLLLLAILLVLAFAWQLYKSKHWQAAICLFVAAGLYAWYALTSALPSQFVDAAPYVTTLLVLALSAQRLRMPKADGLPYKRGQGK is encoded by the coding sequence ATGAGCGAGTCCACGAGCACCGTCTCGATGGTGTCCACCGCGCCCAAGAAGGGCGGCGGACGCCGCAAGCTGTCCCTGCCCGTGATCCTTCTGATCATCGCGGGCGGCCTCGCGCTGTTCTCGTTGGTCCGCGAGATCAGCGGCGCCAACGACCTCACCTCCGTCGGCCAGTTCGCCGGCGCCCTCCAGCTGGCCGTGCCGATCGGACTCGCCGGACTCGGCGGCCTGTGGGCCGAACGGGCCGGTGTGGTCAACATCGGTCTCGAAGGCATGATGATCCTCGGCACCTGGTTCGGTGCCTGGGCGGGCTACCAGTGGGGCCCGTGGACCGGCGTCCTGCTGGGCATCGTCGGCGGTGCGCTCGGCGGTCTGCTGCACGCGGTCATGACGGTCACGTTCAACGTCAACCACATCGTCTCCGGTGTGGCCGTGAACATCCTGGCCGTCGGCGCCACCCGCTATCTCTCGAACTTCACCTTCGCCGAGGCCGAGGGCGGCTCCTCCAAGCAGTCCCCGCGCATCGACCAGATCTACGACATCACCATTCCGGGACTGTCGGACTGGCTGGCGGACCTGCAGGCCAGGCACTGGTTCTTCATCTCCGACCTGGCCGGTGCGCTCGGCGGTCTGGTGACCAACCTGTCGCTGCTGACCGTCGTTGCGGTGCTGCTGGTCCCGGGGACCTGGTGGGTGCTGTGGCGTACGGCCTTCGGGCTGCGACTGCGGTCCTGCGGTGAGAACCCCGTCGCCGCCGAATCCCTCGGTGTCAACGTCTACAAGTACAAGTACATCGCCGTTCTCGTCTCCGGCGGCCTTGCCGGACTCGGCGGTGCCTTCCTCGCCATCGTCTCCACCGGCATCTACCAGGAGGGCCAGACCGGCGGCCGCGGTTACATCGGTCTCGCCGCGATGATCTTTGGTAACTGGATGCCCGGTGGCATGGCCCTGGGCGCCGGACTCTTCGGTTTCACCGACAGCCTCAAGCTGCGCGGCGGCGCCGAGAACGTCCACGCCATGCTGCTCCTGCTGGCGATCCTGCTGGTGCTGGCCTTCGCCTGGCAGCTGTACAAGAGCAAGCACTGGCAGGCCGCGATCTGCCTCTTCGTCGCCGCGGGCCTGTACGCCTGGTACGCGCTGACCAGCGCGCTGCCCAGCCAGTTCGTGGACGCCGCACCGTATGTCACCACCCTGCTGGTCCTGGCGCTGTCCGCGCAGCGGCTGCGGATGCCCAAGGCCGACGGCCTGCCGTACAAGAGAGGCCAGGGCAAGTGA
- a CDS encoding ABC transporter permease: MKKFDKDRLLLGIAGPALALVVAFALTSVVLLVSDRDPIEPYQIMYDTAQFTDVQVNIVNTTGTYYLAALAVAIGFRMNLFNIGVDGQYRLAVMLAAVVGANVDLPGPIHILLIVLVAMGVGAIWAGIAGVLKTTRGVSEVVSTIMLNAIATSLIAWMILPANLGVQLPGSNDLTTGEIPESGWFPGVDVDGGTIYGFTFVAFALGIVYWFALNRTRFGFDLRATGASESAAQASGVDAKKMILTAMLISGAVAGLAGLPLLLGDTHTYSLSFPVGVGFTGITIALLGRNNPIGIFFAALLLSFLDKASAELDQHGFEKEIATIMQGLIVIAVVVSYELVRQYGLRRQQQKVGEELAAQAKKSEEVAA; encoded by the coding sequence ATGAAGAAGTTCGACAAGGACCGGCTGCTGCTGGGCATCGCCGGCCCGGCGCTCGCGCTGGTCGTGGCCTTCGCGCTCACCTCGGTGGTGCTGCTCGTCTCGGACCGTGATCCGATCGAGCCGTACCAAATCATGTACGACACGGCCCAGTTCACCGACGTACAGGTCAATATCGTCAATACGACCGGTACGTACTACCTGGCCGCACTCGCCGTCGCCATCGGCTTCCGGATGAACCTTTTCAACATCGGTGTGGACGGCCAGTACCGCCTCGCGGTGATGCTCGCCGCCGTCGTCGGTGCCAACGTCGATCTGCCGGGCCCGATCCACATCCTGCTGATCGTGCTCGTCGCCATGGGCGTCGGAGCCATCTGGGCCGGTATCGCGGGTGTCCTGAAGACCACCCGCGGGGTCAGCGAGGTCGTCTCCACGATCATGCTGAACGCGATCGCCACCAGCCTGATCGCCTGGATGATCCTGCCCGCCAACCTCGGTGTGCAGCTGCCCGGTTCCAACGACCTGACCACGGGCGAGATCCCCGAGTCCGGCTGGTTCCCGGGTGTGGACGTCGACGGTGGAACCATCTACGGCTTCACCTTCGTCGCCTTCGCGCTGGGCATCGTCTACTGGTTCGCGCTCAACCGCACCCGCTTCGGCTTCGACCTGCGCGCCACCGGTGCCAGCGAGTCCGCCGCCCAGGCGAGCGGCGTCGATGCCAAGAAGATGATCCTCACCGCCATGCTGATCTCCGGCGCGGTCGCCGGACTGGCCGGTCTGCCGCTGCTGCTGGGCGACACCCACACCTACAGCCTGAGCTTCCCGGTCGGTGTCGGCTTCACGGGCATCACCATCGCCCTGCTCGGGCGCAACAACCCGATCGGCATCTTCTTCGCCGCACTGCTCCTCTCGTTCCTGGACAAGGCCTCGGCCGAGCTGGACCAGCACGGTTTCGAGAAGGAGATCGCCACGATCATGCAGGGCCTGATCGTGATCGCGGTCGTCGTGTCCTACGAGCTCGTGCGCCAGTACGGACTTCGCCGACAGCAGCAGAAGGTCGGCGAGGAGCTTGCCGCGCAGGCCAAGAAGAGTGAGGAGGTCGCGGCATGA
- a CDS encoding ABC transporter ATP-binding protein, which produces MRGITKRFPGVVANHDIDITVRKGTVHALVGENGAGKSTLMKILYGMQKPDEGTITVDGDQVSFSSPADAIARGIGMVHQHFMLADNLTVLENVVLGGEKLYGIGARARKKIKEISDAYGLNVRPDALVENLGVADRQRVEILKVLYRGVHTLILDEPTAVLVPQEVDALFDNLRDLKAEGLTVIFISHKLGEVLRVADEITVIRRGTTVGTADPHSTTTKQLAELMVGSELPSPETRESTVTDVPMLQVSDLKLTVTDPDGVVREVLAGINFTIHKGEVLGVAGVEGNGQTELIEALIGMRIPDGGVITLDTDDISHAPTRKRREGGIGYIPEDRHRHGLLLESSLWENRILGHVTEEPNSKRGLLDLKGARKDTERIVREYDVRTPGIEVTAASLSGGNQQKLIVGREMSHNPKLLIAAHPTRGVDVGAQAAIWDQIREARREGLAVLLISADLDELIGLSDTLRVMYRGRLVADADPATITPEELGSAMTGAATGHLEVPEQPENGEGR; this is translated from the coding sequence CTGCGCGGCATCACCAAGCGCTTCCCCGGCGTCGTCGCCAACCACGACATCGACATCACCGTCCGCAAGGGCACCGTGCACGCCCTCGTCGGTGAGAACGGTGCCGGCAAGTCAACCCTGATGAAGATCCTCTACGGCATGCAGAAGCCGGACGAGGGCACCATCACCGTCGACGGCGACCAGGTCTCCTTCTCCAGCCCGGCCGACGCCATCGCGCGCGGCATCGGCATGGTCCACCAGCACTTCATGCTGGCCGACAACCTCACCGTGCTGGAGAACGTGGTTCTCGGCGGCGAGAAGCTGTACGGCATCGGTGCCCGGGCGCGTAAGAAGATCAAGGAGATCTCGGACGCGTACGGCCTGAACGTGCGTCCCGACGCCCTGGTCGAGAACCTCGGTGTCGCCGACCGCCAGCGGGTGGAGATCCTCAAGGTCCTCTACCGCGGCGTCCACACCCTGATCCTCGACGAGCCGACCGCCGTGCTCGTCCCGCAGGAGGTCGACGCGCTCTTCGACAATCTGCGCGACCTCAAGGCCGAGGGCCTCACTGTCATCTTCATCTCGCACAAGCTGGGCGAGGTCCTGAGGGTCGCCGACGAGATCACGGTCATCCGCCGCGGTACGACGGTCGGCACCGCCGACCCGCACAGCACCACCACGAAGCAGCTCGCCGAGCTGATGGTCGGCAGCGAGCTGCCCTCGCCGGAGACCCGTGAGTCGACGGTGACGGACGTACCGATGCTGCAGGTCTCCGACCTGAAGCTGACCGTGACCGACCCCGACGGCGTCGTCCGCGAGGTCCTCGCGGGCATCAACTTCACCATTCACAAGGGCGAGGTGCTGGGTGTCGCCGGTGTCGAGGGTAACGGCCAGACCGAGCTCATCGAGGCCCTGATCGGGATGCGCATCCCCGACGGCGGTGTCATCACGCTCGACACCGACGACATCTCGCACGCGCCGACCCGCAAGCGCCGCGAGGGCGGCATCGGCTACATCCCCGAGGACCGCCACCGGCACGGTCTGCTCCTGGAGTCCTCGCTCTGGGAGAACCGCATCCTCGGCCATGTCACCGAGGAGCCCAACAGCAAGCGGGGCCTGCTGGACCTCAAGGGAGCCCGCAAGGACACCGAGCGGATCGTGCGCGAGTACGACGTGCGCACCCCCGGCATTGAGGTGACCGCGGCCTCCCTCTCCGGCGGCAACCAGCAGAAGCTGATCGTCGGCCGCGAGATGAGCCACAACCCCAAGCTGCTGATCGCCGCGCACCCCACCCGTGGCGTGGACGTCGGCGCGCAGGCGGCGATCTGGGACCAGATCCGCGAGGCGCGCCGCGAGGGCCTCGCGGTGCTGCTGATCTCCGCCGACCTGGACGAGCTCATCGGGCTCTCCGACACCCTGCGGGTGATGTACCGGGGCCGGCTGGTCGCGGATGCCGACCCCGCCACGATCACCCCGGAGGAGCTGGGCTCGGCCATGACCGGAGCTGCCACCGGCCACCTCGAAGTACCCGAGCAGCCTGAGAACGGTGAGGGCCGATGA
- a CDS encoding BMP family protein, with translation MRRITRIATVGIASAALALSATACGGKSSSDSSSDNGGKVAIAYDIGGRGDQSFNDAAYAGLAKAEKDLKVKGTEAEPTEGEGDPDKVQRLTSLARAGNNPVIGVGFAYAPAIAQVAPKFPDTTFGLIDDTSKTGKNIANLVFNEEQGSYLAGVAAAKVTKSNIVGFIGGVETPLIKKFEAGYVQGVKDTKKNVTVKVQYLTQPPDFGGFSKPDLGKAAAQGQLDAGADVIYAAAGLAGSGSIEAVSKAGKWAIGVDSDQYNQKGLAAYKASILTSVTKDVEDAVFNVIKSVKDGKPQSGEVRYGLDKGGVGLAASNPAYTKMTDVTAAVEKAKAAIIAGTIKVKTAP, from the coding sequence GTGCGCCGGATCACCAGGATCGCCACCGTGGGCATCGCGTCCGCGGCTCTCGCGCTGTCCGCCACCGCGTGTGGCGGCAAATCGTCTTCCGACTCCAGCTCGGACAACGGCGGCAAGGTCGCCATCGCATACGACATCGGCGGCCGTGGCGACCAGTCGTTCAACGACGCCGCCTACGCCGGCCTGGCGAAGGCCGAGAAGGACCTCAAGGTCAAGGGCACCGAGGCGGAGCCCACCGAGGGTGAGGGTGACCCGGACAAGGTCCAGCGCCTGACCTCGCTGGCCCGCGCCGGCAACAACCCGGTGATCGGTGTCGGCTTCGCCTACGCCCCCGCCATCGCCCAGGTCGCGCCGAAGTTCCCGGACACCACCTTCGGCCTCATCGACGACACCTCCAAGACCGGCAAGAACATCGCCAACCTGGTCTTCAACGAGGAGCAGGGGTCCTACCTGGCCGGCGTCGCCGCCGCCAAGGTGACCAAGTCGAACATCGTCGGCTTCATCGGTGGCGTCGAGACCCCGCTGATCAAGAAGTTCGAGGCGGGCTACGTCCAGGGCGTCAAGGACACCAAGAAGAACGTCACCGTCAAGGTCCAGTACCTGACGCAGCCGCCGGACTTCGGTGGCTTCTCCAAGCCCGACCTGGGCAAGGCCGCCGCGCAGGGGCAGCTCGACGCGGGCGCCGACGTGATCTACGCCGCCGCCGGTCTGGCGGGCTCGGGCTCGATCGAGGCCGTGTCCAAGGCCGGCAAGTGGGCCATCGGTGTCGACTCCGACCAGTACAACCAGAAGGGCCTCGCGGCCTACAAGGCGTCCATCCTCACCTCGGTGACCAAGGACGTCGAGGACGCCGTGTTCAACGTGATCAAGTCGGTCAAGGACGGCAAGCCGCAGTCCGGTGAGGTCCGCTACGGCCTCGACAAGGGCGGCGTGGGCCTGGCCGCCTCGAACCCGGCCTACACCAAGATGACTGATGTGACCGCAGCGGTGGAGAAGGCCAAGGCCGCCATCATCGCCGGCACCATCAAGGTCAAGACCGCTCCGTAA
- a CDS encoding amidohydrolase, whose translation MSPESEADLPGEAALPGTLSEPLRDELIAFRRDLHMHPELGNQEFRTTAALKARLEQAGLMPRVLSIGTGLMCDIGSRDGSRPLFALRADIDALPIPDTKTEVSYRSAVPGRAHACGHDVHTTVVLGAGLVLAELDRLGLLPQPVRLIFQPAEEVLPGGAPDAMESGVLDGVGKIIAVHCDPRVDAGVIGLRPGPITSACDRLEVTLDGPGGHTARPHLTTDMVTAAARIVTDVPALLARRVDARSGLALTWGRIDSGHACNVIPQHAELSGTVRCLDLPGWRAAPDLVHAAIDEIATLHRAKSQINYIRGVPPVVNDPVVTELLRDAQTARRGPYAIEDTEQSLGGEDFSWYLEHVPGAMARLGVRTPGDTTRRDLHRGDFDADERAIQVGVELFTAAALLDAERG comes from the coding sequence ATGTCCCCCGAGTCCGAGGCCGACCTGCCCGGGGAAGCCGCACTGCCAGGCACGCTCTCCGAGCCGCTTCGTGACGAGCTCATCGCCTTCCGCCGCGACCTTCACATGCACCCGGAGCTCGGCAACCAGGAGTTCCGTACGACCGCGGCGCTCAAGGCGCGCCTGGAGCAGGCCGGCCTGATGCCGCGCGTACTCTCCATCGGCACCGGGCTCATGTGTGACATCGGCAGCCGGGACGGCAGCCGTCCCCTCTTCGCGCTCCGTGCGGACATCGACGCGCTTCCCATCCCCGACACCAAGACCGAGGTGTCCTACCGCTCCGCCGTCCCCGGCCGGGCGCACGCCTGCGGGCACGACGTGCACACCACCGTGGTCCTCGGGGCGGGGCTCGTCCTGGCCGAGCTCGACCGGCTGGGGCTGCTGCCCCAGCCCGTGCGGCTGATCTTCCAGCCCGCCGAGGAGGTCCTGCCGGGCGGTGCGCCCGACGCCATGGAGTCCGGCGTGCTGGACGGCGTCGGCAAGATCATCGCGGTGCACTGCGACCCCCGGGTCGACGCGGGCGTCATCGGACTGCGGCCCGGACCCATCACCTCCGCCTGCGACCGTCTGGAGGTCACACTCGACGGCCCCGGCGGCCACACCGCCCGCCCGCATCTGACCACGGACATGGTCACGGCCGCGGCCAGGATCGTCACCGACGTCCCGGCCCTGCTCGCCCGCCGCGTCGACGCCCGCTCCGGGCTCGCCCTCACCTGGGGCCGTATCGATTCGGGCCACGCCTGCAACGTCATCCCGCAGCACGCCGAACTGTCCGGAACCGTGCGCTGCCTGGACCTCCCGGGCTGGCGCGCGGCCCCCGACCTGGTGCACGCGGCCATCGACGAGATCGCCACGCTGCACCGGGCCAAGTCGCAGATCAACTACATCCGCGGAGTCCCGCCGGTGGTCAACGACCCGGTCGTGACCGAGCTGCTGCGCGACGCGCAGACGGCACGGCGTGGACCGTACGCAATCGAGGACACCGAACAGAGCCTCGGTGGCGAGGACTTCTCCTGGTACCTGGAGCACGTCCCGGGCGCGATGGCACGCCTGGGGGTGCGCACGCCCGGCGACACGACACGACGTGATCTGCACCGGGGTGACTTCGACGCCGACGAGCGCGCGATCCAGGTCGGCGTGGAGCTGTTCACGGCCGCCGCGCTGCTCGACGCCGAACGCGGCTAG
- a CDS encoding N-acetylneuraminate synthase family protein, with the protein MSPSRLRTLGTKTAGPGHPVYVTGEIGINHNGDLNNAFALIDAAADAGCDAVKFQKRTPEICTPRDQWDIERDTPWGRMTYIDYRHRVEFGEDEYRQIDAHCKKRGIDWFASPWDTEAVAFLEKFNMPAHKVASAALTDDELLRALRATGKTVILSTGMSTPRQIRHAVEVLGSDNILLCHATSTYPAKAEELNLRVINTLQGEYPNVPIGYSGHETGLQTTLAAVALGAAFVERHITLDRAMWGSDQAASVEPGGLQRLVRDIRIIETALGDGVKKVYESELAPMKKLRRVAGVVAEAGDREPAAV; encoded by the coding sequence ATGAGCCCGTCGCGCCTGCGCACACTCGGCACCAAGACCGCCGGACCCGGCCACCCCGTCTATGTCACCGGTGAGATCGGCATCAACCACAACGGCGACCTGAACAACGCCTTTGCGCTCATCGATGCCGCCGCCGACGCCGGCTGTGACGCGGTCAAGTTCCAGAAGCGCACCCCGGAGATCTGTACCCCGCGCGACCAGTGGGACATCGAGCGCGACACCCCCTGGGGCCGGATGACGTACATCGACTACCGCCACCGCGTCGAGTTCGGCGAGGACGAGTACCGCCAGATCGACGCGCACTGCAAGAAGCGCGGCATCGACTGGTTCGCCTCCCCGTGGGACACCGAGGCCGTCGCCTTCCTGGAGAAGTTCAACATGCCCGCCCACAAGGTGGCCTCCGCCGCGCTCACCGACGACGAGCTGCTGCGCGCCCTGCGTGCCACGGGCAAGACGGTCATCCTCTCCACCGGCATGTCGACGCCGAGGCAGATCCGTCACGCCGTGGAGGTGCTCGGCAGCGACAACATCCTGCTCTGCCACGCCACTTCGACGTACCCGGCCAAGGCGGAGGAGCTCAACCTCCGCGTCATCAACACCCTCCAGGGCGAGTACCCGAACGTCCCGATCGGCTACTCCGGCCACGAAACCGGCCTGCAGACCACGCTCGCCGCGGTCGCACTCGGCGCCGCGTTCGTCGAGCGTCACATCACCCTCGACCGCGCCATGTGGGGCTCCGACCAGGCGGCCTCCGTCGAGCCGGGCGGCCTGCAGCGCCTGGTCCGCGACATCCGCATCATCGAGACCGCGCTCGGCGACGGCGTCAAGAAGGTCTACGAGTCCGAGCTCGCCCCGATGAAGAAGCTGCGCCGGGTCGCGGGCGTCGTCGCCGAGGCCGGCGACCGCGAGCCGGCCGCGGTCTGA